The genomic interval GCAAATGGCAGAGAAATCCGTAGCAGACCGCGTGAAGGAGATTATTGTCGAACAGCTCGGCGTTAATCCCGACCAGGTGACGCCCGAGGCGAAGTTCATCGAAGATTTGGGCGCGGACTCGCTCGATACCGTCGAATTGGTGATGGCGTTTGAAGAGGAGTTTGGCGCGGAGATCCCCGACGAAGACGCGGAAAAGCTCCAGA from Verrucomicrobiia bacterium carries:
- a CDS encoding acyl carrier protein, producing MAEKSVADRVKEIIVEQLGVNPDQVTPEAKFIEDLGADSLDTVELVMAFEEEFGAEIPDEDAEKLQTVGDVVKYIEERGEK